In one Tachysurus vachellii isolate PV-2020 chromosome 24, HZAU_Pvac_v1, whole genome shotgun sequence genomic region, the following are encoded:
- the LOC132839878 gene encoding NACHT, LRR and PYD domains-containing protein 3-like isoform X3: MFPIDYTELQFLRLMIVFSVWIWKKRPVTRTISSQPIADTPAQSPVSPSAGLSVVVNAESGSIVSLPALINSTFSDHVALDITGSTTFTQALKTHSEKEILDLSTEALQAFLASHKANLKKKYECIFEGRKDNKTKILLKKVYTQLYITEGEFKEVNKEHEILKIDKAFSLQKSQEKTIHCNEIFSLQGENEDNKVVLTKGIAGIGKTVSVQKFILDWAEGEANQSIDCVFLLPFREINLIKDEEFSLHELLQEFYPELEKLSDTNLYKNLKLVFVFDGLDESRLPLDFSVRKVRSEQKKASVNALITNLIEGNLLPSALVWITSRPAAANQIPSQHVSLFTEVRGFTDKQKEEYFKKRITDVNHASKIISQIKKSRSLYIMCHIPIFCWITATVLQEMLVQSDGEEIPTTLTEMYIHFLLIQMNIKNQKYDDKEERDLKKLLEMNREPILKLAKLAFTQLEKGNIMFHEDDLIECGIDVRIDSEYTGMCAEIFKEESVLHEKKVYCFIHLSIQEFLAALHVFDSYTNKNMNELQFFFKDFPPIDTQLDVLLKKAVDKAKDSENGHLDLFLRFLLGISLESNQKLLQGIFTQIQLTKKSISRVIQFIRQKQNVSPDLSPETSINHFFCLMELKDGSLYNQIKKYLCTDKFPDRELSSSNCSALAYLILMSGDVLEKLDPKKFNPSNLAYRRLIPAVSCFRKAWLAGCELTETCWETVASALEAENSVLTELDLSDNYRVEKGAKFLSDGLRSSHCKLEILRLARCHFSQCSCAELSSALTSVSSSLHELDLSNNDLQDSGLELLFAGRENLYCKLQVLRLSWCNLTKKSCSFLSTVLNTLKELDLSNNDLRDSGVKLISEGLTNEHCKLQILRLSGCLVTEEGFSLLAIALSSNSSSVLTDLDLSYNNPGDKGEKLLYELPNNPNCKLKTLKMEPKSARFIKAGVKKYACELTFNPNTAHTQLCLSESNKKVSYTAKNQQYPDHPERFQVHRHVLCKETLCHRCYWEVCFEDSSPEIGIAYPDIQREDINLPVWDAHMKLGLNHVSWALCTFTSERFFARHNSEDTDIYILKSNRIGVYLDWPAGTLSFYSISPDTHSLTHLHTFCTVFKKPVHPGFSVESGSLTLCQLD; the protein is encoded by the exons ATGTTTCCTATTG ATTACACAGAGCTGCAGTTTCTTCGCCTGATGATTGTTTTTTCTGTCTGGATCTGGAAAAAGCGACCAGTGACTCGCACCATCAGCTCTCAGCCAATCGCTG acaCTCCAGCCCAGTCTCCTGTTTCTCCGTCTGCTGGATTATCTGTTGTTGTGAATGCTGAAAGCGGCAGCATTGTCTCTCTTCCTGCCCTCATTAACAGCACGTTTTCAGATCATGTTGCCCTCGACATCACAGGCAGCACTACTTTCACTC AAGCTTTGAAAACACATAGTGAAAAGGAAATTTTGG ACTTGTCTACAGAAGCTCTACAGGCATTTCTGGCGAGTCACAAAGCCAACTTGAAGAAGAAATATGAGTGCATTTTTGAGGGCAGAAAGGACAACAAAACTAAAATACTTCTGAAGAAGGTCTACACACAGCTGTACATCACTGAAGGAGAATTCAAAGAAGTTAACAAAGAACATGAGATTCTGAAAATTGACAAAGCTTTCAGTCTGCAGAAATCTCAGGAAAaaacaatccactgcaatgagATTTTCAGTCTTCAGGGGGAAAATGAAGACAATAAAGTTGTGCTCACCAAAGGAATTGCAGGAATTGGAAAAACTGTTTCAGTGCAGAAGTTTATTCTTGACTGGGCAGAAGGAGAAGCCAACCAATCCATAGACTGTGTTTTCCTCCTTCCATTTCGAGAGATTAATTTGATTAAAGATGAAGAATTCAGCCTGCACGAATTACTGCAGGAATTCTACCCTGAACTGGAAAAACTCAGCGATACAAATTTGTACAAAAATCTCAAGCTTGTGTTCGTCTTCGATGGGCTTGACGAGAGTCGTCTTCCGTTGGACTTCAGTGTCCGTAAGGTGAGAAGCGAACAAAAGAAAGCCTCTGTGAACGCTCTTATCACAAACCTGATTGAAGGAAATCTGCTTCCTTCTGCATTGGTCTGGATCACCTCTCGGCcagcagcagccaatcagatccccTCGCAGCATGTGAGCTTGTTTACAGAAGTGCGAGGATTCACTGACAAACAAAAGGAGGAGTACTTTAAAAAGAGAATAACGGATGTAAATCATGCCTCTAAAATCATCTCACAGATTAAGAAATCTCGGAGCCTCTATATCATGTGCCACATCCCCATCTTCTGCTGGATCACTGCTACGGTGCTTCAGGAGATGCTGGTGCAAAGTGATGGTGAAGAAATTCCCACTACACTGACCGAAATGTATATCCACTTCCTGCTTATACAGATGAACATCAAAAACCAGAAGTATGATGACAAAGAAGAGCGAGATTTAAAGAAGCTGCTGGAAATGAACAGAGAACCGATCCTGAAACTGGCCAAGCTGGCGTTTACACAGCTTGAGAAAGGGAACATCATGTTCCATGAAGATGACCTGATAGAGTGTGGCATTGATGTCAGGATAGATTCAGAGTACACTGGGATGTGTGCTGAGATCTTTAAAGAAGAATCTGTGCTTCACGAGAAGAAGGTTTACTGTTTCATACATTTGAGTATTCAGGAGTTTCTCGCCGCACTCCATGTTTTCGACTCCTACACCAACAAAAACATGAATGAGTTACAATTTTTCTTCAAAGATTTCCCTCCTATAGACACCCAGCTGGATGTTTTGCTGAAGAAGGCTGTTGATAAAGCCAAGGACAGTGAGAATGGCCATTTAGATCTCTTTCTTAGGTTTCTGTTAGGAATTTCACTTGAGTCCAATCAGAAACTCCTGCAAGGCATCTTTACACAAATACAGTTAACCAAAAAGAGCATTAGCAGAGTGATCCAGTTTATTAGGCAAAAGCAGAACGTATCTCCTGATTTGTCCCCTGAGACATCAATCAATCACTTCTTTTGTCTGATGGAACTGAAAGACGGCTCCCTGTACAACCAAATCAAGAAATATCTGTGTACAGACAAGTTTCCAGATAGAGAATTGTCTTCATCAAATTGCTCAGCTCTGGCCTACTTGATATTAATGTCAGGAGACGTTTTGGAGAAACTTGACCCGAAAAAATTCAACCCCTCTAATTTAGCCTATAGGAGACTCATCCCAGCTGTGAGCTGCTTCAGAAAAGCTTG GCTTGCTGGTTGTGAGCTGACTGAAACATGCTGGGAGACTGTGGCTTCAGCTCTAGAGGCAGAAAACTCAGTTCTGACCGAGTTGGACCTGAGCGATAATTACAGAGTTGAGAAGGGAGCAAAGTTTCTTTCTGATGGACTGAGGAGTTCACACTGTAagctggagatactgag GTTAGCAAGATGCCATTTCTCGCAGTGCAGCTGTGCTGAACTTTCTTCAGCCCTCACATCAGTTTCATCTTCTTTGCATGAACTGGACCTGAGCAACAATGACCTGCAGGACAGCGGACTGGAGCTGCTCTTTGCTGGACGGGAAAATTTATACTGTAAATTACAAGTTCTGAG GCTGAGCTGGTGTAACCTCACCAAGAAGAGCTGCTCATTCCTCTCCACTGTTCTCAATACTTTAAAAGAGTTGGACCTTAGTAACAATGACCTGcgggattcaggagtgaagctcaTTTCTGAAGGACTCACCAATGAACACTGCAAACTCCAGATACTGAG GTTGTCTGGCTGTTTAGTGACAGAAGAAGGATTTTCTTTATTGGCAATCGCTCTAAGTTCAAACTCCTCATCAGTCCTGACAGATCTCGATCTGAGCTACAACAATCCAGGAGATAAAGGAGAAAAGCTGCTCTATGAACTACCGAATAATCCAAACTGCAAACTGAAGACACTCAA GATGGAACCAAAAAGTGCCCGATTTATCAAAGCTGGGGTCAAAAAGT ATGCCTGTGAGCTCACATTCAACCCAAACACAGCCCACACACAACTGTGTCTGTCCGAGTCAAACAAGAAGGTCTCTTACACAGCCAAAAATCAGCAGTACCCAGATCACCCAGAGAGATTTCAGGTGCATCGACATGTTCTGTGTAAGGAGACTCTGTGCCATCGCTGTTACTGGGAAGTTTGTTTCGAAGACTCATCACCAGAAATTGGCATCGCATATCCTGATATTCAGAGGGAAGATATAAACCTGCCAGTGTGGGATGCTCACATGAAGCTTGGGTTAAACCACGTCTCATGGGCACTCTGTACCTTTACCAGCGAACGTTTCTTTGCCAGACACAATTCAGaggacacagacatatacatacTAAAGTCAAACAGGATAGGTGTGTATCTGGACTGGCCTGCTGGAACTCTGTCCTTTTACAGCATCTCACCAGATACACACTCGcttacacacttgcacacattcTGCACAGTGTTTAAGAAGCCGGTGCATCCAGGGTTCAGTGTGGAAAGCGGCTCTCTGACCTTGTGCCAGCTGGATTAA
- the LOC132839878 gene encoding NACHT, LRR and PYD domains-containing protein 3-like isoform X2: protein MFPSVSEDYTELQFFRLMIVLSVWIWKKRPVTRTIGSQPITAHERFPAQSPVSPSAGCSVVVKAESGSIVALPALINSTFSDHVALNITGSTTFTQALKTHSEKEILDLSTEALQAFLASHKANLKKKYECIFEGRKDNKTKILLKKVYTQLYITEGEFKEVNKEHEILKIDKAFSLQKSQEKTIHCNEIFSLQGENEDNKVVLTKGIAGIGKTVSVQKFILDWAEGEANQSIDCVFLLPFREINLIKDEEFSLHELLQEFYPELEKLSDTNLYKNLKLVFVFDGLDESRLPLDFSVRKVRSEQKKASVNALITNLIEGNLLPSALVWITSRPAAANQIPSQHVSLFTEVRGFTDKQKEEYFKKRITDVNHASKIISQIKKSRSLYIMCHIPIFCWITATVLQEMLVQSDGEEIPTTLTEMYIHFLLIQMNIKNQKYDDKEERDLKKLLEMNREPILKLAKLAFTQLEKGNIMFHEDDLIECGIDVRIDSEYTGMCAEIFKEESVLHEKKVYCFIHLSIQEFLAALHVFDSYTNKNMNELQFFFKDFPPIDTQLDVLLKKAVDKAKDSENGHLDLFLRFLLGISLESNQKLLQGIFTQIQLTKKSISRVIQFIRQKQNVSPDLSPETSINHFFCLMELKDGSLYNQIKKYLCTDKFPDRELSSSNCSALAYLILMSGDVLEKLDPKKFNPSNLAYRRLIPAVSCFRKAWLAGCELTETCWETVASALEAENSVLTELDLSDNYRVEKGAKFLSDGLRSSHCKLEILRLARCHFSQCSCAELSSALTSVSSSLHELDLSNNDLQDSGLELLFAGRENLYCKLQVLRLSWCNLTKKSCSFLSTVLNTLKELDLSNNDLRDSGVKLISEGLTNEHCKLQILRLSGCLVTEEGFSLLAIALSSNSSSVLTDLDLSYNNPGDKGEKLLYELPNNPNCKLKTLKMEPKSARFIKAGVKKYACELTFNPNTAHTQLCLSESNKKVSYTAKNQQYPDHPERFQVHRHVLCKETLCHRCYWEVCFEDSSPEIGIAYPDIQREDINLPVWDAHMKLGLNHVSWALCTFTSERFFARHNSEDTDIYILKSNRIGVYLDWPAGTLSFYSISPDTHSLTHLHTFCTVFKKPVHPGFSVESGSLTLCQLD from the exons AAGCTTTGAAAACACATAGTGAAAAGGAAATTTTGG ACTTGTCTACAGAAGCTCTACAGGCATTTCTGGCGAGTCACAAAGCCAACTTGAAGAAGAAATATGAGTGCATTTTTGAGGGCAGAAAGGACAACAAAACTAAAATACTTCTGAAGAAGGTCTACACACAGCTGTACATCACTGAAGGAGAATTCAAAGAAGTTAACAAAGAACATGAGATTCTGAAAATTGACAAAGCTTTCAGTCTGCAGAAATCTCAGGAAAaaacaatccactgcaatgagATTTTCAGTCTTCAGGGGGAAAATGAAGACAATAAAGTTGTGCTCACCAAAGGAATTGCAGGAATTGGAAAAACTGTTTCAGTGCAGAAGTTTATTCTTGACTGGGCAGAAGGAGAAGCCAACCAATCCATAGACTGTGTTTTCCTCCTTCCATTTCGAGAGATTAATTTGATTAAAGATGAAGAATTCAGCCTGCACGAATTACTGCAGGAATTCTACCCTGAACTGGAAAAACTCAGCGATACAAATTTGTACAAAAATCTCAAGCTTGTGTTCGTCTTCGATGGGCTTGACGAGAGTCGTCTTCCGTTGGACTTCAGTGTCCGTAAGGTGAGAAGCGAACAAAAGAAAGCCTCTGTGAACGCTCTTATCACAAACCTGATTGAAGGAAATCTGCTTCCTTCTGCATTGGTCTGGATCACCTCTCGGCcagcagcagccaatcagatccccTCGCAGCATGTGAGCTTGTTTACAGAAGTGCGAGGATTCACTGACAAACAAAAGGAGGAGTACTTTAAAAAGAGAATAACGGATGTAAATCATGCCTCTAAAATCATCTCACAGATTAAGAAATCTCGGAGCCTCTATATCATGTGCCACATCCCCATCTTCTGCTGGATCACTGCTACGGTGCTTCAGGAGATGCTGGTGCAAAGTGATGGTGAAGAAATTCCCACTACACTGACCGAAATGTATATCCACTTCCTGCTTATACAGATGAACATCAAAAACCAGAAGTATGATGACAAAGAAGAGCGAGATTTAAAGAAGCTGCTGGAAATGAACAGAGAACCGATCCTGAAACTGGCCAAGCTGGCGTTTACACAGCTTGAGAAAGGGAACATCATGTTCCATGAAGATGACCTGATAGAGTGTGGCATTGATGTCAGGATAGATTCAGAGTACACTGGGATGTGTGCTGAGATCTTTAAAGAAGAATCTGTGCTTCACGAGAAGAAGGTTTACTGTTTCATACATTTGAGTATTCAGGAGTTTCTCGCCGCACTCCATGTTTTCGACTCCTACACCAACAAAAACATGAATGAGTTACAATTTTTCTTCAAAGATTTCCCTCCTATAGACACCCAGCTGGATGTTTTGCTGAAGAAGGCTGTTGATAAAGCCAAGGACAGTGAGAATGGCCATTTAGATCTCTTTCTTAGGTTTCTGTTAGGAATTTCACTTGAGTCCAATCAGAAACTCCTGCAAGGCATCTTTACACAAATACAGTTAACCAAAAAGAGCATTAGCAGAGTGATCCAGTTTATTAGGCAAAAGCAGAACGTATCTCCTGATTTGTCCCCTGAGACATCAATCAATCACTTCTTTTGTCTGATGGAACTGAAAGACGGCTCCCTGTACAACCAAATCAAGAAATATCTGTGTACAGACAAGTTTCCAGATAGAGAATTGTCTTCATCAAATTGCTCAGCTCTGGCCTACTTGATATTAATGTCAGGAGACGTTTTGGAGAAACTTGACCCGAAAAAATTCAACCCCTCTAATTTAGCCTATAGGAGACTCATCCCAGCTGTGAGCTGCTTCAGAAAAGCTTG GCTTGCTGGTTGTGAGCTGACTGAAACATGCTGGGAGACTGTGGCTTCAGCTCTAGAGGCAGAAAACTCAGTTCTGACCGAGTTGGACCTGAGCGATAATTACAGAGTTGAGAAGGGAGCAAAGTTTCTTTCTGATGGACTGAGGAGTTCACACTGTAagctggagatactgag GTTAGCAAGATGCCATTTCTCGCAGTGCAGCTGTGCTGAACTTTCTTCAGCCCTCACATCAGTTTCATCTTCTTTGCATGAACTGGACCTGAGCAACAATGACCTGCAGGACAGCGGACTGGAGCTGCTCTTTGCTGGACGGGAAAATTTATACTGTAAATTACAAGTTCTGAG GCTGAGCTGGTGTAACCTCACCAAGAAGAGCTGCTCATTCCTCTCCACTGTTCTCAATACTTTAAAAGAGTTGGACCTTAGTAACAATGACCTGcgggattcaggagtgaagctcaTTTCTGAAGGACTCACCAATGAACACTGCAAACTCCAGATACTGAG GTTGTCTGGCTGTTTAGTGACAGAAGAAGGATTTTCTTTATTGGCAATCGCTCTAAGTTCAAACTCCTCATCAGTCCTGACAGATCTCGATCTGAGCTACAACAATCCAGGAGATAAAGGAGAAAAGCTGCTCTATGAACTACCGAATAATCCAAACTGCAAACTGAAGACACTCAA GATGGAACCAAAAAGTGCCCGATTTATCAAAGCTGGGGTCAAAAAGT ATGCCTGTGAGCTCACATTCAACCCAAACACAGCCCACACACAACTGTGTCTGTCCGAGTCAAACAAGAAGGTCTCTTACACAGCCAAAAATCAGCAGTACCCAGATCACCCAGAGAGATTTCAGGTGCATCGACATGTTCTGTGTAAGGAGACTCTGTGCCATCGCTGTTACTGGGAAGTTTGTTTCGAAGACTCATCACCAGAAATTGGCATCGCATATCCTGATATTCAGAGGGAAGATATAAACCTGCCAGTGTGGGATGCTCACATGAAGCTTGGGTTAAACCACGTCTCATGGGCACTCTGTACCTTTACCAGCGAACGTTTCTTTGCCAGACACAATTCAGaggacacagacatatacatacTAAAGTCAAACAGGATAGGTGTGTATCTGGACTGGCCTGCTGGAACTCTGTCCTTTTACAGCATCTCACCAGATACACACTCGcttacacacttgcacacattcTGCACAGTGTTTAAGAAGCCGGTGCATCCAGGGTTCAGTGTGGAAAGCGGCTCTCTGACCTTGTGCCAGCTGGATTAA